Proteins co-encoded in one Dehalococcoidales bacterium genomic window:
- the carB gene encoding carbamoyl-phosphate synthase large subunit — MTYKPSKVLIIGSGPIIIGQAAEFDYAGTQACKAMREEGVISVLVNSNPATIMTDEDIADVVYIEPLTVEVITRIIEKERPDGLLPTLGGQTGLTLAHELAEAGVLEKYNVRSLGTPINTIRQASNRELFKKLMESIGEPMLESASVNTLAEARKAGKELGLPLIIRPSFTLGGTGGGVAYTAKELDEKAAVGLQSSPIHQILLEQWVGGWKEIEYEVMRDAADNCITVCNMENFDPMGVHTGDSIVVAPSQTLTDNEYQMLRSASLNIIRALKIEGGCNVQLALDPKSEKYYVIEVNPRVSRSSALASKATGYPIARVAAKIAAGKTLDQIQNAVTGKTMASFEPALDYCVVKIPRWPFDKFATGDRVIGTQMKATGEVMAIDRTFEAALQKAVRSLEFGKKSLLWEDPKWERGQDVKTYPLVPANDLRLWGIMAALRRGITPQEIADYTKIDRWFLDKLQNIVNTEKTLLAEDLTPELMWQAKRLGFSDEQIGTLGDKLTEQVRQLRNTWHIRPVYKMVDTCAAEFDAATPYFYSTYEQENEALAEDVNKAVVIGSGPIRIGQGIEFDYCSVHSARALQEAGYKSIMINSNPETVSTDFDTSDRLYFEALDEESVRDILENESGNNRHASYTTPPPCIVQFGGQTAVNLSQPLSRAGMPIIGSSADAIDLASDRKRFEHFLEELAIPQPPGAGVTSLDEGLKVAEIIGYPVLVRPSYVLGGRAMEIVYNATELVRYMGLAMELDTGHPVLIDKYLQGKEAEVDAIGDGETVLIPGMMEHIERAGVHSGDSMAVYPGVNLTKKEISTMVSYAVRIGLGLKIIGLMNIQFVIMPGKDGKESSVYIIEVNPRASRTVPFISKVTGVPMVKVATRVMLGKSLKEQGYSSGLWPVKNLVAVKAPVFSMSKLAGVDTHLGPEMKSTGEVMGIDYTFEAALAKAVQASGLAILPQSGILFSIADRDKAEALPIIRQLAAAGNKFYATEGTAAMIQAAGMPVKMTSKKLDEGHPNIIDIINDGTVSGVVNTTTGGHAPFRDGFYIRRAAAEKRIPCFTSLDTLRAATEAISPAAQTFTVQPLPDYRNKKAGA; from the coding sequence TTGACCTATAAACCTTCTAAAGTATTAATCATCGGCAGCGGGCCCATCATCATCGGGCAGGCGGCGGAGTTCGACTACGCCGGCACGCAGGCGTGCAAAGCCATGCGGGAGGAGGGCGTTATCTCCGTGCTGGTGAACTCCAACCCCGCCACCATCATGACCGATGAGGACATCGCCGATGTGGTATATATCGAGCCGCTGACCGTGGAGGTAATCACCCGCATTATCGAAAAAGAGCGACCGGACGGGCTTTTACCCACCCTGGGCGGGCAGACCGGCCTCACTTTAGCCCATGAGCTGGCCGAGGCGGGCGTGCTGGAAAAATACAACGTGCGCAGCCTGGGCACCCCCATAAATACCATCCGCCAGGCGTCCAACCGCGAGCTGTTCAAGAAATTGATGGAGAGCATCGGGGAGCCGATGCTGGAAAGCGCCAGCGTCAACACCCTGGCGGAAGCCCGGAAAGCCGGCAAGGAGCTGGGTCTGCCGCTGATTATCCGCCCTTCCTTCACGCTGGGGGGGACGGGGGGCGGGGTGGCCTATACCGCTAAAGAGCTGGACGAGAAAGCGGCGGTGGGGCTGCAGTCCAGTCCCATCCATCAAATACTGCTGGAGCAGTGGGTGGGGGGCTGGAAGGAAATAGAGTACGAGGTCATGCGGGACGCCGCCGATAACTGCATCACCGTGTGCAACATGGAGAACTTCGACCCGATGGGGGTGCACACCGGGGACAGCATCGTGGTGGCGCCCAGCCAGACTTTGACCGATAACGAGTACCAGATGCTGCGGAGCGCCAGTCTGAACATCATCCGCGCCTTAAAGATAGAAGGCGGCTGCAACGTGCAGCTCGCCCTGGACCCCAAAAGCGAAAAGTATTATGTCATAGAAGTCAACCCGAGGGTCAGCCGCAGCTCCGCCCTGGCTTCCAAAGCCACCGGCTATCCCATCGCGCGGGTGGCCGCCAAGATTGCCGCCGGCAAGACGCTGGACCAGATACAGAACGCCGTCACCGGCAAGACCATGGCGTCGTTCGAGCCTGCTTTAGACTACTGCGTGGTGAAAATACCGCGCTGGCCCTTCGACAAGTTCGCCACCGGCGACCGCGTTATCGGGACGCAGATGAAAGCCACCGGGGAGGTCATGGCCATTGACCGCACCTTCGAGGCGGCGCTGCAAAAAGCCGTCCGCTCCCTGGAGTTCGGCAAAAAGAGCCTCCTCTGGGAAGACCCCAAGTGGGAGCGCGGCCAGGACGTCAAGACCTACCCGCTCGTGCCCGCCAACGACCTGCGGCTGTGGGGCATCATGGCAGCCTTAAGGCGGGGCATCACCCCGCAGGAAATAGCGGACTACACCAAAATAGACCGCTGGTTCCTGGACAAGCTGCAAAACATCGTCAACACGGAAAAGACCCTGCTGGCGGAAGATTTAACGCCGGAGCTGATGTGGCAGGCCAAGCGCCTCGGGTTTTCCGACGAGCAGATAGGCACACTGGGCGATAAGCTCACGGAGCAGGTAAGGCAGCTGCGCAACACCTGGCATATCCGCCCGGTCTATAAAATGGTGGACACCTGCGCCGCCGAGTTCGACGCCGCCACCCCCTACTTCTACTCCACCTACGAGCAGGAAAACGAGGCGCTGGCGGAGGACGTCAATAAAGCGGTGGTCATCGGCAGCGGGCCGATACGCATCGGGCAGGGCATCGAGTTCGACTACTGCTCGGTACATTCCGCCCGGGCGCTCCAGGAGGCCGGCTATAAAAGCATTATGATAAACTCCAATCCGGAGACGGTATCCACCGACTTCGATACCTCGGACAGGCTTTACTTCGAAGCCCTGGACGAGGAAAGCGTAAGGGACATTTTAGAAAACGAGAGCGGCAACAACCGCCATGCCAGCTATACCACGCCGCCGCCCTGCATCGTGCAGTTCGGCGGGCAGACGGCCGTCAACCTTTCGCAGCCCCTCTCCCGCGCCGGCATGCCCATTATCGGCTCCAGCGCGGACGCCATAGACCTGGCCAGCGACCGCAAACGCTTCGAGCATTTTCTGGAAGAACTCGCCATCCCCCAGCCACCGGGCGCCGGGGTCACCTCCCTGGACGAGGGGCTCAAGGTGGCGGAGATTATCGGCTACCCGGTGCTGGTGCGCCCCAGCTACGTCCTGGGCGGGCGGGCCATGGAAATCGTTTACAACGCCACGGAGCTGGTACGCTATATGGGACTGGCCATGGAGCTGGACACCGGCCACCCGGTACTGATAGATAAATACCTCCAGGGGAAAGAGGCGGAGGTGGACGCCATCGGCGACGGCGAGACGGTACTCATACCCGGCATGATGGAGCACATCGAGCGCGCCGGCGTGCACAGCGGCGACTCCATGGCGGTGTACCCCGGCGTCAACCTGACCAAGAAAGAAATAAGCACCATGGTAAGCTATGCGGTGCGCATCGGGCTGGGACTGAAAATAATAGGCCTCATGAATATCCAGTTCGTCATCATGCCGGGCAAGGACGGCAAGGAATCGTCCGTGTACATCATCGAGGTCAACCCGCGGGCCAGCCGCACCGTGCCTTTCATCTCCAAGGTCACCGGCGTGCCCATGGTCAAAGTGGCCACCCGCGTGATGCTGGGCAAGAGCCTGAAAGAGCAGGGCTACAGCAGCGGGCTGTGGCCGGTGAAAAACCTGGTGGCGGTGAAAGCCCCGGTCTTTTCCATGTCCAAGCTGGCCGGCGTGGATACCCACCTCGGCCCGGAAATGAAGTCCACCGGCGAAGTCATGGGCATCGACTATACCTTCGAAGCGGCCCTGGCTAAAGCCGTGCAGGCATCCGGCCTGGCGATACTGCCGCAGAGCGGCATCCTCTTCAGCATAGCCGACCGCGACAAGGCGGAAGCGCTGCCCATCATCCGGCAGCTGGCGGCGGCGGGAAACAAATTTTACGCCACCGAGGGCACCGCCGCCATGATACAGGCCGCCGGGATGCCGGTGAAAATGACCAGCAAGAAACTGGACGAGGGGCACCCCAATATCATCGACATCATTAACGACGGCACCGTCAGCGGGGTAGTCAATACCACCACCGGGGGGCATGCGCCTTTCCGGGACGGTTTTTACATCCGCCGCGCCGCCGCGGAAAAACGCATCCCCTGCTTTACCTCACTGGACACCCTGAGGGCGGCCACGGAAGCCATATCACCGGCGGCGCAGACGTTTACGGTACAGCCTTTGCCGGACTACAGGAATAAGAAGGCGGGGGCGTAA
- a CDS encoding dihydroorotate dehydrogenase electron transfer subunit has translation MIQLKAKILSALETLPQIYLFRLAAPEIAEEARPGQFVMVRCGKETILPRPISLHTAGGGEIALLVQVAGKGTLWLSQLKKGDTLDIFGPLGNGYTVDPRSRNLLLVAGGMGIAPLRFLAEAAAGEGKKVTVITGARSADCLVPLNPPQSAYNKGMLPASFQCLNATEDGSEGFKGLATQLIPHYLKGVDQVFACGPMPMYRTMAKIPELKNKNVQLSLEIMMGCGTGVCYGCTIKTKKGLKQVCQDGPVFEMGEMEWEA, from the coding sequence ATGATACAGCTTAAAGCCAAAATTCTATCCGCCCTGGAAACGCTGCCGCAGATATACCTGTTCCGGCTCGCCGCCCCGGAAATCGCTGAAGAGGCCAGGCCGGGGCAGTTCGTGATGGTGCGCTGCGGTAAAGAGACGATACTGCCCCGCCCCATTTCCCTCCACACGGCGGGGGGCGGAGAAATAGCGCTGCTGGTACAGGTGGCGGGTAAAGGCACTTTATGGCTGTCACAGCTTAAAAAAGGAGATACGCTGGATATCTTCGGGCCGCTGGGCAATGGCTATACGGTAGACCCACGTTCCCGGAACCTGCTGCTGGTGGCGGGGGGCATGGGCATAGCGCCGCTGCGTTTCCTGGCGGAGGCCGCCGCCGGGGAGGGGAAAAAGGTAACGGTCATTACCGGGGCGAGGTCGGCGGACTGTCTGGTGCCGCTGAATCCCCCGCAAAGCGCCTACAACAAAGGGATGCTGCCCGCCAGCTTCCAGTGCCTCAACGCCACGGAGGACGGCTCCGAGGGGTTCAAGGGGCTGGCCACCCAACTCATCCCCCATTACCTCAAAGGCGTCGACCAGGTATTTGCCTGCGGCCCAATGCCGATGTACCGGACGATGGCGAAGATACCGGAGCTGAAAAATAAAAACGTGCAGCTTTCTTTAGAAATAATGATGGGCTGCGGGACGGGCGTGTGCTACGGCTGCACTATTAAGACGAAAAAAGGATTGAAGCAGGTGTGCCAGGACGGGCCGGTGTTCGAGATGGGGGAGATGGAGTGGGAAGCATAA
- a CDS encoding DUF2283 domain-containing protein, whose product MRIKIDEENDALYFRLDESPVIESEEIQPGIILDYDSKGQAVGIEILGVKKRIPAGELKKLQFETV is encoded by the coding sequence ATGAGAATAAAAATAGACGAGGAAAATGATGCCCTGTATTTTCGTCTGGATGAGAGTCCTGTAATTGAGTCCGAAGAAATCCAGCCGGGCATAATCCTGGATTATGATAGTAAAGGTCAAGCTGTAGGAATAGAGATTTTGGGCGTTAAAAAACGTATCCCGGCCGGTGAACTTAAGAAACTACAATTTGAAACGGTATAA
- a CDS encoding desulfoferrodoxin, with translation MANTVGKRYRCTKCGAEMIITKGGVGTITCCGQPMEIKQ, from the coding sequence ATGGCAAATACTGTAGGCAAGAGATATCGCTGCACCAAGTGCGGCGCCGAGATGATTATCACCAAGGGGGGCGTCGGCACCATCACCTGCTGCGGCCAGCCCATGGAAATCAAACAGTAA
- the rpsT gene encoding 30S ribosomal protein S20, translating to MGSKSAQKAARAAGRRQERSKAIRSQVKTDIAKAEKLIAEGNMDTAKQAVAKAVSALDKAAEKKVLPGNNSSRRKSRLLKKLNIAGTQPKVKATPEKAA from the coding sequence TTGGGAAGTAAATCGGCACAGAAGGCAGCACGGGCTGCCGGCAGAAGACAGGAACGCAGCAAAGCCATCCGCAGCCAGGTGAAAACGGATATCGCCAAAGCGGAAAAACTCATCGCCGAAGGCAATATGGATACGGCCAAACAAGCGGTAGCCAAAGCCGTCAGCGCTCTGGATAAAGCGGCGGAGAAAAAAGTGCTGCCCGGCAACAACTCGTCGCGGCGCAAGTCCAGGCTGCTGAAAAAACTGAATATAGCCGGCACGCAGCCTAAAGTAAAAGCGACCCCGGAAAAAGCTGCCTGA
- a CDS encoding bifunctional (p)ppGpp synthetase/guanosine-3',5'-bis(diphosphate) 3'-pyrophosphohydrolase, whose translation MEFARLLEKAKEYLPAEKLPLLEEAYKFASEKHQGQVRLSGGPFMEHPLQTAYILAELQLDASALAAALLHDIPEDTGLPMADIEAKFGPEVARLVDGVTKLGKVSLSTTGTAASATQAENLRKMLVAMAEDLRVVFIKLADRLHNMRTMDALPKDRQLKNAQETLDIFAPLAHRLGIWELKWQLEDLSFRYLQPQDYQRIARLVDLRRTEREKFIARAIELLKEEFARHGLAADISGRPKHIYSIYQKIEKYEALGKHFDDIYDLLAVRVIVESNPECYSAMGIIHNLWHPLPDTFDDYISNPKPNGYQALHTAVMCLGTTPLEIQIRTREMHHVAEYGVASHWRYKKGDTKDVKFEDRVAWLRQLIEWHRELSGAEEFLESVKTDIFIDQVFVYTPKGEIKDLPRGATPLDFAFRLHTDLGNRCVGAKINGKLVPLSYQLKNGDVVEIVSAKAARGPSLDWLNPNLGFVHTSHARTKIRQWFNKREKTESIERGRQILDKELRRLGIQTERQALAALFNYSNLDDFMAAVGNGNISSHQIVLKLAAQEEKAKQVAEPVAIPKTAPSAVQVLGVGDLMTSLAQCCHPVPGDKIIGYITRNSGVTVHREDCPNVVNEDEKERLIPVEWGQTDLLYPVKIQVDAWDRVGLMRDISTVLAEERVNIASMNLANSIGQRVTIFLTLETKGLAHLSQIMKKIDGVKGVVNIGRIGDEPSKQNIADSPASVRKPEDVGSSKN comes from the coding sequence ATGGAATTTGCCAGGCTTCTGGAAAAAGCTAAAGAATATCTTCCGGCGGAAAAATTGCCCCTGCTGGAAGAAGCCTATAAATTTGCCTCGGAGAAGCACCAGGGGCAGGTGCGGCTTTCCGGCGGGCCCTTCATGGAGCACCCCCTCCAGACCGCTTATATTCTGGCGGAGCTTCAATTAGATGCCAGCGCCCTGGCGGCGGCGCTGCTGCATGATATTCCGGAGGACACCGGCCTGCCTATGGCGGATATAGAGGCCAAGTTCGGCCCGGAAGTGGCCCGGCTGGTTGACGGCGTTACCAAGCTGGGTAAAGTATCGCTTTCCACCACCGGGACGGCGGCCAGCGCCACCCAGGCGGAAAACCTGCGCAAAATGCTGGTGGCTATGGCCGAGGACCTGCGGGTGGTCTTTATCAAGCTGGCGGACCGCCTCCACAACATGCGTACCATGGATGCCCTGCCCAAGGACCGGCAGCTTAAAAACGCCCAGGAGACGCTGGACATTTTCGCCCCCCTGGCGCACCGCCTGGGAATTTGGGAGCTTAAGTGGCAGCTGGAAGACCTTTCCTTCCGCTATCTCCAGCCGCAGGACTACCAGCGCATCGCCCGGCTGGTTGATTTACGCCGGACGGAGCGGGAAAAGTTCATCGCCCGGGCTATCGAGCTTTTAAAGGAAGAGTTTGCCAGGCACGGTCTGGCGGCGGATATATCCGGTCGACCCAAGCATATTTACAGCATCTACCAGAAAATAGAAAAGTATGAGGCCCTGGGCAAGCATTTCGACGATATATATGACCTGCTCGCGGTGCGGGTTATCGTGGAGAGCAATCCGGAGTGTTACAGCGCTATGGGTATTATCCACAATCTCTGGCATCCCCTCCCCGATACTTTTGACGATTATATTTCCAATCCCAAGCCCAACGGCTACCAGGCCCTGCATACCGCGGTGATGTGTCTCGGCACTACCCCGCTGGAAATCCAGATACGCACCCGGGAGATGCACCACGTGGCGGAATACGGCGTGGCCTCTCACTGGCGCTATAAAAAAGGCGACACGAAGGATGTGAAGTTCGAGGACCGGGTAGCCTGGCTGCGCCAGCTTATCGAATGGCACCGGGAGCTGAGCGGCGCCGAGGAGTTCCTGGAATCCGTCAAGACGGATATTTTCATCGACCAGGTTTTTGTCTATACCCCCAAGGGGGAAATCAAGGACCTGCCGCGCGGCGCCACCCCGCTGGACTTTGCCTTCCGCCTGCACACGGACCTGGGCAACCGCTGCGTGGGCGCTAAAATAAACGGCAAGCTGGTGCCCCTGAGCTATCAGCTAAAAAACGGCGATGTGGTGGAAATCGTCTCCGCCAAGGCCGCCCGCGGCCCGAGCCTTGACTGGCTTAATCCCAACCTGGGGTTTGTCCATACTTCTCACGCCCGCACCAAGATAAGGCAGTGGTTCAATAAAAGGGAAAAGACGGAAAGCATCGAGCGCGGCCGGCAGATACTGGATAAAGAGCTCCGCCGCCTCGGCATCCAGACGGAGCGCCAGGCCCTGGCCGCTCTCTTTAATTACTCCAACCTGGATGATTTTATGGCGGCGGTGGGCAACGGCAATATCTCCTCCCACCAGATTGTCCTGAAACTGGCCGCGCAGGAGGAAAAAGCCAAGCAGGTGGCGGAACCTGTCGCCATCCCCAAAACCGCCCCCTCGGCCGTGCAGGTGCTGGGCGTGGGCGACCTTATGACCAGCCTGGCCCAGTGCTGCCACCCCGTCCCCGGCGATAAGATTATCGGCTACATCACCCGGAACAGCGGGGTCACCGTCCACCGCGAGGACTGCCCCAATGTTGTTAATGAAGATGAAAAAGAGCGGCTGATTCCGGTAGAATGGGGTCAGACGGATTTGCTTTACCCGGTGAAAATCCAGGTGGACGCCTGGGACCGGGTGGGCCTGATGCGGGACATCAGCACCGTCCTGGCGGAGGAGAGGGTCAACATCGCCTCGATGAACCTGGCCAACAGCATCGGGCAGCGGGTGACCATCTTTTTAACCCTGGAGACCAAGGGTCTGGCGCATTTAAGCCAGATTATGAAAAAGATAGACGGCGTTAAGGGTGTGGTGAATATCGGCCGCATCGGTGATGAGCCGTCGAAGCAGAATATCGCCGATTCCCCGGCTTCCGTGAGGAAGCCCGAGGATGTCGGCTCGAGTAAAAATTAA
- the hisS gene encoding histidine--tRNA ligase, with protein MTDKSYQSARGTADILPEEQAYWRYVEKAIQDITRLYGYQRIDTPTFEDTALFTRSVGEGTDIVDKEMYTFDDKGGKSMTLRPEGTAPVCRAYVQHGLANLPRPVKLYYICPIFRYDRPQAGRLREHHQFGCEAIGEDDPAIDAEVIDMAWRFYKRLGLENISLQLNSIGCKECRPQYLESLKDYYRQYNDRLCNDCKNRLDKNPLRLLDCKQESCQGIAENAPRSNDKLCPACADHFGKLQKYLGLLDIPFNINHRLVRGLDYYTRTVFEVQPQDEGGQSTIGGGGRYDGLIEELGGNPTPAIGFATGIERIILNLKKQNISVPSPAPLQIFIACLGDPARDEALKLTAELRRRGVSAVTAAGGKSLKAQLRQANALGALYAAIIGEDEVKAGTVTLRHMADARQESVTAKDLPGRLIAGQDS; from the coding sequence ATGACGGATAAATCATACCAGTCAGCGCGGGGCACCGCCGATATCCTGCCGGAAGAGCAGGCTTACTGGCGCTACGTGGAAAAAGCCATCCAGGATATTACCCGGCTTTACGGGTACCAGCGCATCGATACCCCCACCTTTGAAGATACCGCGCTTTTTACGAGAAGCGTGGGCGAAGGAACGGACATCGTGGATAAGGAGATGTACACCTTCGACGATAAAGGCGGGAAAAGCATGACCCTCCGTCCGGAAGGGACGGCGCCGGTATGCCGGGCCTATGTCCAGCACGGCCTGGCCAACCTGCCCCGTCCGGTAAAGCTTTACTACATCTGCCCCATCTTCCGCTATGACAGGCCGCAGGCCGGGCGGCTGCGCGAGCACCACCAGTTCGGGTGCGAGGCGATAGGCGAGGATGACCCGGCCATCGACGCCGAAGTTATCGACATGGCGTGGCGGTTTTATAAAAGGCTGGGGCTGGAGAACATCTCCCTCCAGCTTAACAGCATCGGCTGCAAGGAATGCCGCCCGCAGTACCTCGAATCGCTTAAAGACTACTACCGGCAGTACAATGACAGGCTGTGCAACGACTGCAAGAACCGGCTGGATAAAAACCCGCTGCGTCTGCTCGACTGCAAACAGGAGTCCTGCCAGGGCATCGCGGAAAACGCCCCGCGCAGCAACGATAAGCTTTGCCCCGCCTGCGCCGACCATTTTGGCAAACTGCAAAAATACCTGGGGCTGCTGGACATCCCTTTTAATATCAACCACCGGCTGGTGCGGGGGCTGGACTACTACACCCGCACCGTCTTCGAGGTGCAGCCGCAGGACGAGGGCGGCCAGAGCACGATAGGCGGCGGCGGAAGGTATGACGGGCTTATCGAGGAGCTGGGGGGCAATCCCACCCCGGCGATCGGGTTTGCCACCGGCATCGAGCGGATTATCCTTAACCTGAAAAAGCAAAACATCAGCGTACCCTCCCCTGCTCCTTTGCAGATATTCATCGCCTGCCTGGGCGACCCGGCCCGGGATGAGGCGTTAAAGCTTACGGCGGAGCTGCGGCGGCGGGGCGTCAGCGCGGTGACGGCGGCGGGCGGTAAAAGCCTCAAGGCGCAATTGCGTCAGGCCAACGCCCTGGGGGCGCTTTACGCGGCCATCATCGGGGAGGACGAGGTAAAGGCGGGGACGGTGACGCTGCGGCACATGGCGGACGCGCGGCAGGAGAGCGTCACCGCTAAAGATTTGCCCGGGCGGCTGATAGCCGGGCAGGATTCATAG
- a CDS encoding YCF48-related protein, which produces MGTVAIPLSEDVTSVAYSPSFPIDQAIIAVSSTAAGTFVHVKVFTNDWDAPSYYPATLAVAPTDMGLAGTDIASSSLVLPTDFNAANAATRYLYFSTNSGTATNDDVYRVYLTPGSTTTTPVALGYAAPKVSINNLAYSGNTASGALYAGATATATFKYTTTPTAAILTWIPGGVLTGALNAYVAVNGATVYVGTTGAESAFNVSMNSGANFVQVGYIDTTITTVVDFQAASATEWYMVTQRAATNNSLWKTVDGGATWVRIEVLVGSTAANPAGVRLSPAFATDHTMYIFEKGATAGAPNLLMSSDSGATWTQHWFDTALSAVGVNDLVVVDAYSMYAASCAVGTVYKTSNNGFWWTAQALTGATGSAVQLKYDVASGDVLAGMSNGVAYLSTDGINWLGIGGPALATGAVNVAFDASYATNSVVYADSIVGSATVARWDNSAPALGWVDLAIIPATFAGEILVTPDGVLYATDMQPAAVDNPVTPLVDETAGGVVRILAPTTGSALLGPTYEQVTSYDGLALLSTLSTLSYAAGSNILYSIDTATNTILTYTDTLSTAVPAIVTPAVGDVLLAPAPSVIITPVTGALNYELRWNTREDFLGTGAAGVVFVPFPTNGFVLAGVPAGSMIYYQVRVIAPVLGPWSQMYSFQTQLVDAPTPNSPVIVAQVTANGGINAPVKPVFLWQIVTGATGYEFQLAKDYAMTDLVVDATGANALGTDTSYELATALDYGTPYYWKVRAISATSFTSWSEVQAFTTMAAPTTPPPAVTVEPNPPDTIILPTPTVILPTPTTTEITKQINPSYIWAIIIIGAVLVLAVIVLIVRTRRTV; this is translated from the coding sequence GTGGGCACAGTAGCTATTCCGCTCTCCGAGGACGTCACCTCGGTAGCCTATTCCCCCAGCTTCCCGATTGACCAGGCTATCATCGCGGTCAGCTCGACCGCCGCCGGCACGTTCGTGCATGTTAAAGTCTTCACGAATGACTGGGACGCGCCTTCCTACTACCCGGCTACCCTTGCAGTTGCACCTACCGATATGGGGTTGGCCGGCACCGACATTGCTTCGTCATCCCTGGTTCTGCCTACCGATTTCAATGCCGCCAATGCGGCGACACGGTATCTGTACTTTAGCACCAACAGCGGCACGGCTACCAACGATGATGTTTATCGCGTGTATCTGACCCCGGGCAGCACTACTACTACTCCTGTTGCGTTGGGCTACGCTGCTCCCAAAGTATCAATCAACAACCTGGCCTATTCCGGCAATACCGCTTCCGGCGCCCTTTATGCCGGTGCGACTGCCACAGCCACCTTCAAGTACACCACCACCCCGACCGCGGCCATCCTCACCTGGATCCCCGGTGGTGTTCTCACCGGTGCCTTAAACGCTTATGTGGCGGTTAACGGAGCTACCGTTTACGTGGGAACCACCGGCGCTGAAAGCGCCTTCAACGTTTCCATGAACAGCGGCGCTAACTTCGTGCAGGTTGGTTACATCGACACCACCATAACCACCGTTGTAGATTTCCAGGCTGCCAGCGCCACCGAGTGGTACATGGTTACCCAGAGAGCAGCCACTAACAACAGCCTCTGGAAGACCGTTGACGGCGGCGCCACCTGGGTACGCATCGAAGTTCTCGTTGGCTCTACCGCTGCCAACCCGGCGGGCGTACGCCTTTCCCCGGCCTTCGCGACCGACCATACCATGTACATCTTTGAGAAAGGCGCTACTGCCGGCGCGCCTAATCTACTAATGTCTTCTGATTCCGGCGCTACCTGGACACAGCACTGGTTTGATACCGCTCTTAGCGCGGTAGGCGTCAATGACCTCGTGGTCGTCGATGCTTACTCCATGTATGCCGCGAGCTGCGCCGTAGGCACGGTTTACAAGACCAGCAACAACGGTTTCTGGTGGACAGCCCAGGCACTGACGGGCGCCACCGGCTCCGCAGTTCAACTCAAGTATGACGTCGCTTCCGGCGACGTGCTTGCCGGCATGTCCAACGGTGTTGCCTACCTGAGCACCGACGGCATCAACTGGTTGGGCATAGGCGGCCCTGCCCTGGCTACCGGCGCCGTTAATGTCGCCTTTGATGCCAGCTATGCCACCAACAGCGTTGTCTATGCTGATTCCATTGTCGGCTCCGCCACCGTGGCGCGCTGGGATAACTCCGCGCCCGCACTGGGCTGGGTAGACCTGGCCATTATCCCCGCTACTTTCGCCGGTGAAATCCTGGTCACTCCTGACGGCGTACTGTATGCAACGGATATGCAACCCGCGGCTGTGGATAATCCTGTCACGCCTCTCGTAGACGAGACCGCCGGCGGCGTTGTCCGCATCCTGGCCCCGACCACCGGTAGCGCATTGCTGGGACCGACCTATGAACAGGTTACCTCTTACGACGGGCTTGCCCTTCTCTCCACCCTTTCAACCCTGTCTTACGCGGCCGGCTCCAACATTCTTTACAGCATCGATACCGCTACTAACACTATCCTTACCTACACCGATACCCTGAGCACGGCAGTCCCGGCCATCGTAACCCCGGCAGTCGGTGATGTCCTGCTTGCTCCCGCTCCTTCAGTCATCATCACCCCGGTCACCGGCGCGTTGAACTACGAACTGCGCTGGAACACCAGGGAAGACTTCCTGGGCACCGGAGCCGCGGGCGTAGTTTTCGTTCCGTTCCCGACTAACGGCTTCGTCCTGGCCGGCGTACCTGCCGGTTCCATGATCTACTACCAGGTCCGCGTTATCGCTCCTGTCCTGGGCCCGTGGTCACAGATGTACAGCTTCCAGACTCAGCTGGTTGACGCTCCTACCCCGAACTCCCCGGTTATCGTCGCTCAGGTTACGGCTAACGGCGGCATCAACGCCCCCGTAAAACCCGTGTTCCTGTGGCAGATTGTAACCGGAGCTACCGGGTACGAGTTCCAGCTCGCCAAAGACTATGCGATGACCGACCTCGTAGTCGATGCCACCGGAGCCAATGCTCTGGGCACTGACACCTCCTACGAACTGGCCACCGCGCTGGACTACGGCACTCCCTACTACTGGAAGGTCAGGGCTATCAGCGCGACCTCCTTCACCTCCTGGAGTGAAGTTCAGGCGTTCACCACCATGGCTGCTCCCACCACCCCGCCTCCGGCGGTAACGGTTGAACCGAATCCTCCCGACACGATCATCCTGCCCACGCCTACCGTGATTTTGCCCACTCCTACCACTACTGAAATTACGAAGCAGATCAATCCTTCGTACATCTGGGCTATCATCATCATCGGCGCGGTGCTGGTGCTCGCGGTCATCGTCCTTATCGTCAGGACCAGACGGACTGTCTAG